In Deltaproteobacteria bacterium, a single genomic region encodes these proteins:
- a CDS encoding homogentisate 1,2-dioxygenase, with translation MSKGTVPKQAHVAIPEGLYEEEHGRQGFLGPATQFYHTHPPTDWKRIEGPLKPRAFSTYELKPTDLSDPRGEPMRVMYNNDVAIFISRRAEPMPFCFRNGDGDEVHFIHKGRGVLQSDFGPLSYTEGDYLVIPKGTNYRFVPDTRDNFMLIVQSRTPMRFPDRAGIGHYAPFDYDVIEMPEPAPVTEQKPEWELRIRRRGEYTSVFYDFCPLDVVGWKGTHSVFKLNVKDFRPLMSEGVHLPPSAHGTFEADGFVICTFAPRPLEGDPQALRVPWYHRNIDYDEVFFVHSGDFTLSRRSGTTPFGVMSLNPQGLHHGPQPGVWENSVKNWKKDARLEFVAINIDTEEPLMMTAEAQGIEIPGYADLWAKK, from the coding sequence ATGTCGAAGGGAACAGTCCCGAAACAGGCCCATGTCGCCATCCCGGAAGGGCTCTACGAAGAGGAACATGGCCGTCAAGGCTTCCTCGGACCCGCGACGCAGTTTTACCACACCCACCCGCCGACCGACTGGAAGCGCATCGAAGGTCCTCTGAAACCTCGCGCTTTTAGCACCTACGAGCTGAAGCCGACGGATCTTTCCGATCCACGCGGCGAGCCTATGCGGGTCATGTACAACAACGATGTCGCGATTTTCATCTCGCGCCGCGCGGAGCCGATGCCGTTCTGCTTTCGCAACGGCGACGGCGACGAGGTACATTTCATCCACAAAGGACGTGGCGTATTGCAGAGCGACTTCGGGCCGCTCTCCTACACCGAAGGGGATTACCTCGTCATCCCCAAGGGCACCAATTACCGCTTCGTCCCCGACACGCGCGATAACTTCATGCTGATCGTGCAGTCGCGCACGCCGATGCGGTTCCCGGACCGCGCTGGCATCGGTCATTATGCGCCCTTCGATTACGATGTCATCGAAATGCCGGAGCCCGCGCCAGTCACCGAGCAAAAACCGGAGTGGGAGCTGCGCATCCGCCGTCGCGGTGAGTACACCTCGGTCTTTTACGATTTCTGTCCGCTCGATGTGGTGGGTTGGAAAGGCACCCACTCCGTCTTTAAGCTCAATGTCAAAGATTTTCGTCCGCTCATGAGCGAAGGCGTGCATTTGCCACCGAGCGCGCATGGCACCTTCGAGGCGGACGGGTTTGTCATTTGCACCTTCGCCCCGCGCCCACTCGAAGGCGACCCACAGGCACTGCGCGTGCCGTGGTATCACCGCAATATCGACTACGACGAGGTGTTCTTCGTCCACAGTGGCGATTTCACGCTCAGCCGTCGCAGCGGCACGACGCCATTTGGCGTGATGTCGCTCAATCCGCAGGGGTTGCACCACGGTCCGCAGCCTGGGGTGTGGGAAAACAGCGTCAAGAACTGGAAAAAAGATGCGCGCTTGGAGTTTGTCGCGATCAATATCGACACCGAAGAACCCTTGATGATGACGGCGGAAGCCCAAGGCATCGAAATCCCCGGCTACGCCGATTTATGGGCGAAGAAGTAG
- a CDS encoding LLM class flavin-dependent oxidoreductase, translated as MKFSLFHLPSFFPQHHQSEAQFYQDMLTETDRAEEYGFHSVWFAEHHFHNYGGHIPSVPVLASAVAQRTKNIRLGSGICLIPLQDPVRVAEEYAMLDCLSGGRLEFGIGRGFQKIEYDAFERNMEDSRLLFEEAHDIIMKAWTTEQFSHEGKFRQLRDIRVIPKPLQKLPPVYVACIFTEESFEWTGKMGYNLMTVPYAAPDPEFLVGRINVFRNARRAQGYQTEPEVLGVYHFYCGETPEQAKEEPREAMLRYVQSVVGANPEPAYSSQYKMYKGLPQAFRGFNYDYLYPHKVIFGDPQQCVERIEQILNFGITNVSLLINFGGLEHAKIMASFERFAKHVLPRVQ; from the coding sequence ATGAAATTTTCCCTCTTTCATCTGCCCAGCTTCTTTCCACAGCATCACCAAAGCGAGGCCCAGTTCTACCAGGACATGCTCACCGAGACCGACCGCGCCGAAGAGTACGGGTTTCATTCCGTGTGGTTTGCCGAACATCACTTCCACAACTACGGCGGCCATATTCCCTCGGTTCCGGTGCTGGCCTCGGCGGTTGCCCAACGTACTAAAAACATCCGCCTTGGCTCCGGCATCTGTTTGATCCCGCTGCAGGACCCGGTTCGCGTTGCCGAGGAATACGCCATGCTGGATTGTCTGTCCGGCGGGCGACTGGAATTCGGCATTGGCCGCGGCTTCCAAAAAATCGAGTACGACGCCTTCGAGCGCAACATGGAGGATAGCCGCCTCCTGTTCGAGGAAGCTCACGATATCATCATGAAAGCCTGGACCACGGAACAGTTCTCGCACGAAGGGAAATTTCGTCAGCTCCGCGACATTCGGGTCATTCCCAAACCGCTGCAAAAACTGCCGCCGGTGTATGTCGCCTGCATTTTCACGGAAGAGTCTTTCGAGTGGACCGGGAAGATGGGATACAACTTGATGACCGTGCCCTATGCCGCGCCCGACCCCGAATTCCTCGTCGGCAGGATCAACGTGTTTCGTAACGCGCGCCGAGCGCAAGGCTATCAGACCGAGCCGGAAGTGCTGGGCGTCTATCATTTCTATTGCGGCGAGACACCGGAACAGGCCAAAGAAGAACCGCGCGAAGCCATGCTACGCTATGTGCAGTCCGTGGTCGGCGCCAACCCAGAACCGGCCTATTCCAGTCAATACAAGATGTACAAGGGATTGCCGCAAGCCTTTCGGGGGTTCAATTACGACTATCTCTATCCCCACAAGGTAATCTTCGGCGATCCCCAGCAATGTGTCGAACGCATCGAACAAATCTTGAATTTTGGCATAACTAATGTCAGTTTGCTGATCAACTTTGGCGGTCTGGAGCACGCCAAAATCATGGCGTCTTTCGAGCGGTTCGCCAAACATGTACTGCCGAGAGTTCAGTAG
- the hisC gene encoding histidinol-phosphate transaminase — protein MQSRHEQSHTPLSYTSAPSVEFPPGVRPAIRRMEGYVPGEQPQDKRYIKLNSNENPYPPSPHVIASLHKAVEDGLQLYPDPVANRLRDTAAQVYGFQRENIIVGNGSDDLLTVLMRTFVDSGDRVAFPTPTYSLYSVLVAMQDGQVVTVPYPPDFSLPPALAEVEAKLTFLCHPNAPSGILHRLADVEDLARKTRGVLVLDEAYADFAEEQALSLVHRYPQVVVLRTFSKSFSLAGMRVGLAFGHRDMIAELMKVKDSYNVDRLSIVAATAALEDCVWMRQNVEKIRTTRSRLIAALRALGYFVYESQTNFVLARESGRRQEGLYDGLKARGFLVRYFSAPELADCLRITVGTDEQIDQLLAALQELRRGA, from the coding sequence ATGCAATCCCGGCACGAACAATCGCATACACCGCTCTCATACACGAGTGCCCCATCCGTGGAGTTTCCTCCTGGAGTGCGCCCGGCTATCCGCCGCATGGAGGGCTACGTTCCGGGCGAGCAGCCGCAGGATAAACGCTACATCAAACTGAACTCGAACGAGAACCCGTATCCCCCGTCTCCGCATGTGATCGCCTCCCTGCACAAGGCGGTGGAAGACGGTCTCCAACTCTACCCGGACCCGGTCGCGAATCGACTCCGCGACACTGCCGCTCAGGTCTATGGCTTTCAGCGAGAGAACATTATCGTGGGCAACGGCTCGGACGACCTGCTGACCGTGCTCATGCGTACCTTCGTCGATTCCGGCGACCGGGTGGCGTTCCCCACTCCCACGTACAGCCTGTACAGCGTTTTGGTCGCGATGCAGGATGGGCAAGTCGTCACGGTCCCCTACCCGCCCGATTTTTCCCTACCGCCGGCGCTCGCCGAGGTCGAGGCAAAACTCACGTTTCTCTGCCATCCCAATGCCCCGTCGGGAATCTTGCATCGGCTTGCCGACGTTGAAGATCTCGCCCGCAAAACGCGGGGTGTGCTCGTCCTCGACGAGGCCTATGCGGATTTCGCCGAGGAACAAGCGCTCTCGCTCGTCCATCGCTACCCGCAGGTCGTGGTGTTGCGCACTTTCTCTAAATCGTTCTCCTTGGCAGGGATGCGGGTTGGGCTCGCCTTCGGTCATCGGGACATGATCGCCGAGCTGATGAAAGTCAAAGATTCTTACAACGTCGACCGCTTGAGCATCGTCGCGGCTACGGCTGCGCTGGAGGACTGCGTCTGGATGCGCCAGAACGTGGAGAAAATCCGCACGACTCGTTCTCGCCTTATCGCGGCGCTCCGTGCGCTCGGCTATTTCGTCTACGAATCGCAAACCAACTTCGTCCTGGCCCGCGAATCCGGCAGGCGGCAAGAAGGTCTCTATGACGGTCTGAAGGCGCGCGGATTTCTCGTGCGCTATTTTTCTGCACCGGAACTCGCCGACTGTTTGCGGATTACCGTGGGAACGGATGAACAGATCGACCAGCTCCTCGCCGCGTTGCAGGAGCTACGGCGCGGCGCTTAA
- a CDS encoding lytic transglycosylase domain-containing protein produces the protein MRNRNVVTRGVVGAALFILTLVGADYARGENKSTTPTISEEDFPYPPSLRPQVEFWKAIFADYSKFHVVLHDTKTLAVYKVLDFQRLLTEEGLDEATVYQVKKEQTKIEMESLRARLLKLQQCNPNCSDLTTEEQSVWNLYRKDRDPEKFLLAADEDRLRSQTGMKDQFAEAIRISRRYLKSMEAIFVREGVPPELTRLPFIESSFNLQAFSKVGAAGIWQFMPSTGRLYNMRINHLVDERRDPLMASEAAAKFLKANYEMLGTWPLAITAYNHGPGGLATAVEEMGTSDIGTIIRRYKGDRFGFASRNFYPEFLAALMVEKNSQDHFGIIHAEAPIIHDEIALEAAVPLGVAARLAAVDEDSLIFLNPAFGSAVRGGRASIPRNYDLRIPSGTAVGFLKNYEAWQEEERVRAAALRAKRAARAAVARVHRKSGKTVIAKAKGEKRGSVRQVARAATITETVRIR, from the coding sequence ATGCGTAACCGGAATGTAGTGACGCGCGGAGTTGTGGGGGCTGCCCTATTCATCCTTACCCTTGTGGGTGCTGACTATGCGCGAGGCGAGAATAAGAGCACCACGCCGACGATCTCCGAGGAAGATTTTCCTTATCCCCCTTCGCTGCGTCCACAGGTCGAGTTCTGGAAAGCGATCTTTGCCGATTACTCGAAATTCCATGTCGTTCTTCACGACACGAAAACCTTAGCTGTGTACAAGGTCCTCGATTTTCAGCGGCTACTGACCGAGGAAGGGTTGGACGAAGCCACTGTCTATCAGGTGAAAAAAGAGCAAACCAAGATAGAGATGGAAAGCCTGCGTGCCCGCTTGTTAAAGCTGCAGCAATGCAATCCTAACTGTAGTGACCTCACTACTGAAGAACAAAGCGTCTGGAACCTGTACCGCAAGGATCGGGACCCGGAGAAATTTTTGCTTGCTGCTGATGAGGATCGGCTCCGTTCGCAGACTGGGATGAAAGATCAGTTTGCCGAGGCGATTCGGATTTCCCGCCGCTATCTGAAGTCGATGGAAGCGATCTTCGTGCGCGAAGGCGTTCCTCCAGAACTCACCCGTCTGCCGTTCATCGAATCGAGCTTTAATCTTCAGGCGTTCTCGAAAGTTGGGGCGGCCGGTATTTGGCAGTTCATGCCGTCGACCGGGCGGTTGTACAACATGCGGATCAATCATCTCGTCGACGAAAGACGCGACCCGTTGATGGCCAGTGAAGCTGCGGCCAAGTTTTTGAAAGCGAACTACGAAATGCTCGGCACTTGGCCGCTGGCGATTACGGCGTATAACCACGGTCCCGGCGGTTTAGCTACTGCGGTCGAGGAGATGGGGACCTCCGATATCGGGACCATCATCCGACGCTATAAGGGTGATCGGTTCGGCTTTGCGTCGCGCAATTTCTATCCCGAATTTCTCGCCGCGCTGATGGTGGAAAAAAATTCTCAGGATCATTTTGGGATCATTCACGCCGAAGCCCCGATCATCCATGACGAAATCGCGCTCGAAGCCGCCGTGCCTTTAGGAGTTGCCGCGCGGTTAGCCGCGGTCGACGAAGACAGTTTGATCTTTCTGAACCCGGCTTTCGGCTCTGCTGTGCGCGGGGGGCGGGCCTCCATCCCGCGGAATTACGATCTGCGGATTCCTTCCGGGACTGCTGTCGGCTTCCTTAAGAATTATGAAGCGTGGCAGGAAGAGGAACGGGTGCGAGCGGCGGCGTTGCGAGCGAAACGGGCGGCGCGCGCCGCCGTGGCGCGAGTCCACCGCAAGTCTGGAAAGACTGTGATCGCCAAGGCGAAGGGTGAAAAGCGAGGATCAGTGCGGCAGGTGGCGCGTGCCGCGACGATCACGGAAACGGTGCGGATAAGATGA
- a CDS encoding DUF5615 family PIN-like protein, with protein MSIAFYMDQQVPRAITVGLQLRAVAVLTAYEDGTSALEDARLLDRAGELERVLFTRDDDLLAEATKRQRAGIPFCGIVYAHQLRVSIGRCVEDLELIAKAGEPIDLMNQVIFLPFGE; from the coding sequence ATGTCCATTGCCTTCTACATGGATCAGCAGGTGCCCCGAGCGATCACTGTGGGACTCCAGCTCCGTGCAGTAGCGGTGCTCACGGCCTACGAAGACGGCACCAGTGCACTTGAAGATGCGAGGCTACTGGACCGGGCTGGGGAATTGGAGCGAGTGCTGTTCACACGCGATGACGATCTCTTAGCCGAGGCGACGAAACGACAAAGAGCAGGCATCCCGTTCTGCGGTATTGTGTATGCACATCAGCTCCGTGTGTCGATCGGGAGATGTGTAGAAGATTTGGAACTGATCGCGAAGGCCGGAGAACCTATCGATCTGATGAACCAGGTCATCTTCTTACCGTTCGGAGAGTAA
- a CDS encoding DUF433 domain-containing protein, whose protein sequence is MGTRVKVIELVLDHLAYGWSPEELHFQHPHLTMGQIHSALAYYWDHKAELDRDMERRLQLVDQLQQTLPSSSLVEQLKARRLS, encoded by the coding sequence ATGGGCACGCGGGTGAAAGTCATTGAACTCGTGCTGGATCATCTTGCCTACGGCTGGAGCCCGGAAGAGTTACACTTTCAACATCCTCATCTGACGATGGGACAGATCCACTCGGCGCTGGCGTATTACTGGGATCATAAAGCCGAGCTTGACCGCGACATGGAACGGCGACTGCAGCTCGTGGATCAGCTACAGCAAACCTTGCCCTCTTCCTCACTAGTGGAACAACTGAAGGCACGAAGGCTGAGTTGA